A single genomic interval of Rosistilla ulvae harbors:
- a CDS encoding 6-phosphogluconolactonase — protein MLASSSSSTAPDHSRFVDGTAVTTLAFDRSGDLAAYAAAAIAESIQSHNQAGKQTVLGLVTGSTPTGTYRELIRLHREQKLDFSNVKIYLLGEYIGLNPESPQSHLTSIRHYLTDHVNIPAENVLVPDTTVSVDRIESVCNAYEQAIQDDGGLDIVVCGIGRNGHVVFNEPFSIRNSHTRMCTLDPVTRRAAASDFFGEEYVPTHAVTAGLETILNARKILCLALGEHKAGLVREAFEGGITDRVPASFLQEHPNLELLLDQPAAGMLTGIATPWLLGNMSWDEPMIKRAVLWLSEVAGKALLKLDDNDFRVNDLHQLLRHYGPAERLAHRVFRMMMDTIDYHPAGRDDQVCLCFSPHPDDDVISMGGTLIRLVEDGHQTHVAYMTSGNIAVFDHDALRVADLVTEYNRLFNIDLDRSAEVEKQVRRGLDSKQPGQPDCEEIQRIKGLIRWSEARAAAVKAGCQEENLHFLDLPFYRTGTVTKNPVGEDDVQIIYDLLLKVKPHVVFVAGDLADPHGTHRVCAEAIFLALGRLKEKNQPVPEVLLYRGAWQEYALHEIEIAVPLSPDDLELKRKAIFMHESQKDEALFPGSDPREFWQRAEDRNRGTADAYNQCGLPEYYALEAFTRWNGEPI, from the coding sequence TTGCTCGCATCCAGCTCCAGTTCTACCGCTCCCGACCACAGCCGCTTTGTCGACGGAACCGCCGTCACCACGCTCGCCTTTGATCGCAGTGGCGATCTCGCCGCGTACGCCGCCGCCGCGATCGCTGAATCGATTCAATCGCACAATCAAGCTGGCAAGCAGACCGTCTTGGGATTGGTGACCGGTTCGACCCCCACAGGCACGTACCGCGAATTGATCCGGTTGCACCGCGAGCAAAAGCTCGACTTCTCCAACGTCAAGATCTATCTGTTGGGCGAATACATCGGGCTGAATCCCGAGAGTCCGCAGAGCCATCTGACTTCGATTCGCCACTATCTGACCGACCACGTTAACATCCCCGCGGAAAACGTGTTGGTCCCCGACACGACCGTCAGCGTCGACCGGATCGAATCGGTCTGCAACGCTTACGAACAAGCGATTCAGGACGACGGCGGATTGGACATCGTCGTCTGTGGCATCGGTCGCAACGGGCACGTCGTGTTCAACGAGCCTTTCAGCATTCGCAACAGCCATACGCGGATGTGTACGCTCGATCCGGTCACCCGCCGTGCCGCCGCGAGCGACTTCTTCGGCGAGGAGTACGTTCCGACCCACGCCGTCACCGCTGGCTTGGAAACGATCCTCAACGCTCGCAAGATCCTTTGCCTGGCGTTGGGAGAACACAAGGCCGGGCTGGTCCGCGAAGCGTTTGAAGGGGGAATCACCGATCGCGTTCCCGCCAGCTTCCTGCAAGAACATCCCAACCTCGAACTGTTGCTGGACCAACCCGCCGCGGGGATGCTGACCGGCATCGCGACCCCGTGGTTGTTGGGCAATATGTCGTGGGACGAACCGATGATCAAACGGGCGGTCCTGTGGCTCAGCGAAGTCGCCGGCAAGGCGCTGCTAAAACTGGACGACAACGATTTCCGCGTCAACGACCTGCATCAACTGCTGCGTCACTACGGTCCCGCCGAACGATTGGCTCATCGCGTCTTTCGGATGATGATGGACACGATCGATTACCATCCGGCAGGTCGCGACGATCAGGTCTGCTTGTGCTTCAGCCCCCATCCCGACGACGACGTGATCAGCATGGGCGGCACTTTGATCCGCTTGGTCGAAGACGGCCATCAGACGCATGTCGCTTATATGACCAGCGGCAACATCGCCGTCTTCGATCACGACGCGCTCCGCGTCGCCGATCTGGTGACCGAATACAACCGGCTGTTCAACATCGATCTTGATCGGTCGGCGGAAGTTGAAAAACAGGTCCGCCGCGGTCTCGATTCCAAGCAACCGGGGCAGCCCGATTGCGAGGAGATCCAGCGAATCAAAGGCCTGATCCGGTGGAGCGAAGCTCGTGCGGCGGCTGTCAAAGCGGGCTGCCAAGAAGAGAACTTGCACTTCTTGGACCTCCCCTTCTACCGCACCGGAACGGTCACCAAAAATCCGGTCGGCGAAGACGACGTGCAGATCATTTACGATCTGTTGCTGAAAGTGAAACCACACGTCGTCTTTGTCGCTGGCGATCTGGCCGACCCTCACGGCACGCACCGCGTTTGCGCCGAAGCGATCTTCCTGGCGTTGGGACGATTGAAGGAAAAGAATCAACCGGTTCCCGAAGTGCTGCTGTACCGCGGGGCTTGGCAGGAATACGCGTTGCACGAGATCGAGATCGCGGTACCGTTGAGTCCCGACGATTTGGAGCTGAAGCGCAAAGCGATCTTCATGCACGAGAGCCAGAAGGACGAAGCCTTGTTCCCCGGCAGCGATCCACGCGAATTCTGGCAGCGTGCCGAGGACCGCAACCGCGGCACCGCCGACGCTTACAACCAATGTGGGCTGCCAGAATATTACGCGTTGGAAGCCTTCACGCGCTGGAACGGCGAACCGATCTAA
- a CDS encoding metallophosphoesterase family protein, translated as MPRQAIVSDIHGNLVALQAVLADIAEQNVDSIACLGDVVGYGPQPCECLDVVAGFEFTILGNHDLSALFDPEGFNAAAEQAIFWTRRQLENGTDKEASRRRLDLLCNLPRTYRRGGMLYVHGSARGPTTEYVFPEDTYNPRKMEKIFSMVPEVCFQGHTHVPGVFTHENQFVRPDETGHVYELSGKKAMVNVGSVGQPRDGDPRSCYVIVEDHRLEFRRVEYDIEKTVRMIEAEADLDNFLGYRLREGR; from the coding sequence ATGCCGCGTCAGGCGATCGTTAGCGACATCCACGGAAACCTTGTCGCGCTTCAAGCCGTGCTCGCCGACATCGCCGAGCAAAACGTCGACTCCATCGCCTGTCTTGGAGATGTGGTGGGCTACGGTCCGCAACCATGTGAGTGCTTGGACGTCGTGGCGGGATTCGAATTCACGATTCTCGGCAATCACGATCTCAGCGCGCTGTTCGATCCCGAAGGTTTCAACGCCGCCGCCGAACAAGCGATCTTCTGGACCCGGCGCCAGCTGGAAAACGGCACCGACAAAGAGGCCAGCCGCCGCCGTTTGGATCTGCTGTGCAATCTGCCGCGGACCTATCGCCGCGGCGGCATGTTATATGTCCACGGTTCGGCGCGGGGACCAACGACCGAATACGTCTTTCCCGAGGACACCTACAATCCTCGCAAGATGGAAAAGATCTTCTCGATGGTTCCCGAGGTCTGCTTCCAGGGGCACACCCACGTCCCGGGGGTCTTCACGCACGAGAATCAATTCGTTCGCCCCGATGAAACCGGTCACGTTTACGAACTGTCGGGGAAGAAGGCGATGGTCAATGTCGGTAGCGTTGGGCAACCGCGAGATGGCGATCCGCGCAGCTGTTACGTGATCGTCGAAGATCATCGGCTGGAATTCCGCCGCGTCGAATACGACATCGAAAAGACGGTTCGGATGATCGAAGCCGAAGCCGACCTCGATAACTTCCTTGGCTATCGGCTCCGCGAGGGCCGTTAA
- the tsaB gene encoding tRNA (adenosine(37)-N6)-threonylcarbamoyltransferase complex dimerization subunit type 1 TsaB, whose amino-acid sequence MAIETSGREASIALLQGNHLVRELNLTVEQRTTASFAPAIQTLLQSIPAGDPPLGLVSVSVGPGSFTGLRIGVTAAKTLCFALKADLVAVDSLAIICQQQREAWLANPEQFPAAARRIAVCTNAYRGQLFIRTEPLDAQIDPADTATEIVDRSRWDDLQAAMDIYAVGRRVAEPLPNRDASATEPSAASEVEYGTTFDGWPRPMAATLGRLAWKMYQSGKRDDYWSLVPRYLRKSAAEEMADEKDNRQNSAGTYSQAKKI is encoded by the coding sequence TTGGCAATTGAAACAAGCGGGCGTGAAGCCTCGATCGCCTTGTTACAAGGCAATCACCTGGTCCGCGAACTGAATTTGACGGTCGAGCAGCGCACAACGGCCAGCTTTGCCCCCGCGATTCAGACCTTACTGCAGTCGATTCCGGCCGGCGATCCGCCGCTGGGCCTGGTCAGTGTCTCGGTGGGACCGGGATCGTTCACCGGGCTGCGGATCGGAGTGACCGCGGCAAAAACGCTCTGTTTTGCTTTGAAAGCCGACCTTGTCGCCGTCGATTCGCTGGCGATCATCTGCCAGCAGCAGCGGGAAGCTTGGCTGGCGAACCCCGAGCAATTCCCCGCGGCGGCGCGACGGATCGCCGTCTGCACCAACGCTTATCGTGGCCAGTTGTTCATCCGCACCGAGCCCCTGGACGCACAAATCGACCCGGCCGATACCGCGACTGAAATTGTCGACCGAAGCCGATGGGATGATTTACAGGCGGCGATGGACATTTACGCGGTAGGACGCCGCGTTGCGGAACCGCTGCCGAATCGGGACGCTTCGGCAACGGAACCTTCCGCCGCCAGCGAGGTCGAATATGGGACGACCTTTGATGGCTGGCCGCGGCCGATGGCGGCGACGCTTGGACGGCTCGCTTGGAAGATGTATCAATCAGGCAAGCGGGACGATTACTGGTCGTTGGTGCCGCGTTACCTTCGTAAGAGTGCTGCCGAAGAAATGGCGGACGAAAAAGACAATCGCCAAAATTCGGCTGGCACGTATTCGCAAGCAAAGAAAATTTGA
- a CDS encoding sugar phosphate isomerase/epimerase family protein, translated as MQPESSLKRRDLLTYAAFGSAAWAVASRADGAGSTAVQGESATPPRPRYAMKKSINLWAFPYPDKMSLRQCMELAKAAGFDGIELNYDLDSELSPKSGTKEFHAIRRMADEIGIAISGVCSFLFWPFPLTSNDPAERARGMELAGKMTQAAHDLGTENLLVVPGAVHMPWRADHDPTPNDVCDRRAREAIGKLLPQAEKLNVSLNMENIFFNGFLMSPMEMADFVDSFSSEHVKVHFDTGNIMEYQFPEHWIPILGKRIKNVHLKEFTKKGSDHSLEAFRPLLDGTTNWPAVLAAFDQIGYDSYLTFEYFHPYQHFPEALVYQTADSLDRMLGIKQG; from the coding sequence ATGCAACCCGAATCCTCCCTGAAACGACGCGATCTGTTGACCTATGCAGCTTTTGGCAGCGCCGCCTGGGCTGTCGCCAGCCGAGCCGATGGAGCGGGATCGACAGCGGTTCAGGGAGAATCGGCCACTCCGCCGCGGCCCCGGTATGCGATGAAGAAGTCGATCAATTTGTGGGCCTTCCCCTATCCCGATAAAATGTCGCTGCGGCAGTGTATGGAACTTGCCAAAGCTGCCGGGTTCGATGGCATCGAACTTAATTACGATCTCGACAGCGAACTGTCACCCAAGTCGGGAACCAAAGAATTCCATGCGATCCGTCGGATGGCCGACGAGATCGGGATTGCGATCAGCGGCGTCTGTTCGTTCCTGTTCTGGCCGTTTCCGCTGACCAGCAACGATCCCGCCGAGCGAGCGCGCGGAATGGAGCTGGCCGGCAAAATGACGCAAGCCGCTCACGATCTGGGGACGGAAAATTTGTTAGTTGTTCCCGGAGCGGTCCACATGCCGTGGCGAGCCGATCACGATCCGACGCCCAACGATGTCTGCGATCGCCGGGCCCGCGAAGCGATCGGGAAACTGTTACCGCAAGCCGAAAAGCTCAACGTTTCGCTGAACATGGAGAACATCTTCTTCAACGGCTTTTTGATGTCGCCGATGGAGATGGCCGACTTTGTCGACAGCTTCTCCAGCGAACATGTGAAAGTCCATTTCGACACCGGCAACATTATGGAGTACCAGTTCCCCGAGCACTGGATTCCGATCTTGGGCAAGCGAATCAAGAACGTTCATTTAAAAGAGTTCACAAAAAAGGGAAGCGACCATTCGCTGGAGGCCTTCCGCCCGCTGTTGGATGGGACGACGAACTGGCCCGCGGTGCTGGCCGCCTTCGACCAGATCGGCTACGACAGCTACCTCACGTTCGAATACTTCCATCCCTACCAACACTTCCCCGAAGCGTTGGTCTACCAGACCGCCGATTCGTTGGACCGGATGTTGGGGATCAAGCAGGGCTGA
- the glpK gene encoding glycerol kinase GlpK: MKKTKFILALDQGTTSSRAILFDHSGQIRGVAQREFRQILPQPGHVEHDPEEIWSSQLAVARQVMEEAKLTHDDIAAIGITNQRETVVVWDRETGKPIQNAIVWQSRITADLCDQLTRDGMADTFRNKTGLLIDPYFSGTKIKYILDRHTGLRARAERGEVLFGTVDSFLLWRLTGGKHVTDYSNASRTLLYNIHDLDWDDELLTALDIPRAMLPEVLPSSGSFGETKDEFFGGPIAIAGVAGDQQAATFGQGCFEEGSAKNTYGTGCFMLMNIGETPELSDNRLLTTIGWGIDGKVTYCLEGSVFVAGAIVQWLRDGLGIIAESGDVEALASKVDGADDVIVVPALVGLGAPHWDPHARGAILGISRGTTAAHIARASIESMAFQTRDVLDAMQQDAGTKLKILKVDGGACCNDALMQFQADILDTVVQRPKVSETTALGAAYLAGLAVGYWKNLKAVKENWALDREFTPAMDSKIRESRYHKWQTAVERSKGWANS, from the coding sequence TTGAAGAAGACAAAATTCATTTTGGCATTGGACCAAGGGACAACCTCCAGTCGAGCGATCCTGTTCGATCATTCGGGACAGATTCGTGGAGTGGCTCAGCGGGAGTTTCGGCAGATCCTGCCGCAACCGGGGCACGTTGAACACGATCCTGAGGAGATCTGGAGCAGCCAACTGGCAGTCGCTCGCCAAGTGATGGAGGAAGCGAAACTAACGCACGACGACATCGCTGCGATTGGGATCACCAACCAACGCGAAACGGTTGTTGTCTGGGACCGCGAGACGGGCAAGCCGATTCAAAATGCGATCGTTTGGCAGTCGCGGATCACCGCCGATCTTTGCGATCAATTGACGCGTGACGGAATGGCGGACACCTTCCGAAACAAGACAGGGCTTTTGATCGATCCCTATTTTTCGGGGACCAAAATAAAGTACATCCTCGATCGTCACACCGGATTGCGAGCGCGAGCCGAACGAGGCGAGGTCCTGTTTGGTACCGTCGATTCGTTTTTGTTGTGGCGGTTGACCGGCGGGAAGCATGTTACCGATTACAGCAACGCCAGCCGAACGCTGCTGTACAACATCCATGACCTCGACTGGGACGACGAACTGCTTACGGCGCTCGACATTCCGCGCGCGATGTTGCCCGAAGTGCTCCCATCGAGCGGCAGTTTTGGCGAAACGAAGGATGAGTTTTTTGGGGGGCCAATCGCGATCGCAGGTGTTGCCGGCGACCAACAGGCGGCGACCTTTGGGCAGGGTTGCTTCGAAGAGGGAAGCGCCAAGAACACCTACGGCACCGGATGTTTCATGTTGATGAATATCGGCGAAACACCGGAGCTTTCTGACAACCGATTGCTCACCACGATCGGCTGGGGAATCGATGGCAAGGTGACCTATTGCCTGGAAGGATCGGTTTTTGTCGCCGGAGCGATCGTGCAGTGGTTGCGAGATGGGCTGGGAATTATCGCGGAATCGGGCGACGTCGAAGCGCTGGCATCGAAGGTCGACGGTGCGGACGACGTGATCGTTGTGCCCGCCTTGGTTGGGCTGGGAGCACCGCACTGGGACCCTCATGCCCGCGGAGCGATCCTGGGAATCTCACGCGGCACCACGGCGGCTCATATCGCTCGAGCGTCGATCGAATCGATGGCCTTTCAGACCCGCGATGTGCTCGACGCGATGCAGCAGGACGCCGGGACTAAGCTTAAAATTCTGAAGGTCGATGGCGGGGCTTGCTGCAACGACGCGTTGATGCAGTTCCAAGCCGACATCTTGGATACCGTGGTGCAACGCCCGAAGGTCAGCGAGACAACGGCTTTGGGAGCCGCGTATCTGGCGGGACTTGCCGTCGGCTATTGGAAAAATCTGAAAGCCGTCAAAGAGAACTGGGCGCTTGATCGCGAGTTCACGCCCGCGATGGATTCCAAAATTCGCGAGTCGCGGTATCACAAGTGGCAAACGGCCGTCGAACGCTCCAAAGGCTGGGCGAACTCGTAG
- a CDS encoding GntR family transcriptional regulator, whose translation MTVETNAGRVYRHLRSKLLAGEFEPGTRLLYGPIGKELGISATPVREAVGQLVNEGLVDLVPQLGAIVRKIDRDELIELYEVREAIEPYAAARAAERAATKQLNQIKAQVDRMLALTDQLANSSSEFANKRMTAQFEKADFAFHMLIIEATGNQALARTAVRSHVLTRVFGIRRHRYDVATMRSTCDDHLQILTAIQAGDVKKSRSASATHISRGLKASLQAIDES comes from the coding sequence ATGACAGTCGAAACCAATGCAGGCCGCGTCTATCGCCATCTCCGCAGCAAGTTGCTGGCGGGGGAATTCGAACCGGGAACGCGGCTGTTGTATGGACCGATCGGCAAGGAATTAGGGATCAGCGCGACGCCGGTTCGCGAAGCGGTTGGGCAATTGGTCAACGAAGGGCTTGTCGATCTGGTGCCTCAGCTCGGCGCGATCGTTCGCAAGATCGACCGCGATGAATTGATCGAACTGTATGAGGTTCGCGAAGCGATCGAACCGTACGCTGCAGCTCGGGCAGCAGAGCGAGCGGCGACGAAGCAGTTGAATCAGATTAAGGCACAAGTCGACCGGATGCTCGCGTTGACCGATCAACTGGCCAATTCCAGTTCCGAATTCGCCAACAAACGGATGACCGCCCAGTTTGAGAAAGCCGACTTTGCCTTCCACATGTTGATCATCGAAGCGACCGGCAACCAAGCGCTCGCGCGAACGGCGGTCCGTTCGCACGTGTTGACTCGCGTGTTCGGAATCCGCCGCCACCGCTACGATGTCGCCACGATGCGCAGCACCTGCGACGACCATCTCCAGATTCTGACGGCAATCCAAGCGGGCGATGTCAAAAAATCACGCTCTGCCTCGGCGACGCATATCAGCCGCGGGCTCAAAGCCTCACTCCAAGCAATCGACGAAAGTTAG
- a CDS encoding metallophosphoesterase family protein, with protein sequence MKRALISDIHGNLEALRAVLADIDSQDISEIVCLGDIIGYGPNPCECLDLVMKRCAITILGNHDQAALFDPDGFNPVALQAIYWTRDKLDSGPASESNRRWDFLGTLPRLHKAEPFMFVHGSSRDPTNEYVFPEYVYDQRKMEILFARIEHYSFQGHTHLPGVFTTQCEFLTPEECNYEYQLGPEKMMVNVGSVGQPRDEDRRSCYVVLDDESMKIEFRRIEYDVEKTAQKIYDEPDLANMLGDRIKLGR encoded by the coding sequence GTGAAGCGAGCTCTGATTAGCGATATCCATGGAAATCTGGAAGCCCTGCGCGCTGTCCTTGCCGATATCGATTCGCAAGACATCAGCGAAATTGTCTGTTTAGGGGACATTATCGGCTACGGTCCCAATCCATGCGAATGCCTGGATCTCGTGATGAAACGCTGTGCCATTACGATCCTGGGCAACCACGATCAGGCGGCGCTGTTCGATCCCGATGGCTTCAATCCCGTCGCCCTGCAAGCGATTTATTGGACGCGCGACAAATTGGACAGCGGCCCGGCCAGCGAATCGAATCGCCGCTGGGATTTTCTTGGCACCCTGCCCCGTCTACACAAAGCCGAACCGTTTATGTTCGTCCACGGCAGCAGCCGCGATCCAACCAACGAATACGTCTTCCCCGAATATGTCTACGATCAGCGGAAGATGGAAATCTTGTTCGCTCGTATCGAACATTACAGCTTCCAAGGCCACACCCACCTTCCAGGTGTGTTCACGACGCAGTGTGAGTTCCTGACGCCCGAGGAATGCAATTACGAATACCAGCTGGGTCCCGAGAAGATGATGGTCAACGTGGGCAGCGTTGGACAGCCGCGCGATGAAGATCGCCGCTCCTGCTACGTCGTCTTGGACGACGAATCGATGAAGATCGAGTTTCGGCGGATCGAATACGACGTCGAAAAAACGGCTCAGAAAATTTACGACGAACCCGATCTTGCCAACATGTTGGGTGATCGTATTAAACTGGGGCGGTAA
- a CDS encoding sodium:solute symporter has translation MQAQFTIIDWSVLILYFVGVIGIGLYFSGNSRSSDNFTTGGRSLPGWLCGLSIFATFLSSISYLALPGKSFVDNWNPFVFSLALPLAALVAVRYFVPLYRSTGEVSAYALLERRFGAWARVYASAFYLLYQIARIGVVMYLMALPMAVIFGWDIRWIIVCTGIVVTVYAFIGGIVAVIWADAIQAIVLLAGALIAVAVILVGLPEGPGQVFQIANDSEKFSLGSSEIWTVSQPTIWIVLLFGLFENLKNFGIDQSYIQRYIAAKSDRDAARSLWISAGLYVPVSALFFFIGTSLFAWYSSYPDDLDQVRQIVARQLLMQQGVDPEFTLSADNVEIYSPSYQEQLSTTAASLTPRDLGDRVFPHFISAHLPQGLSGLLIAAVFAAAMSTVSTSLNSSATLVMSDFYQRFFRPEATDRQRMRVLHVATVVWGLMGTGMAIALVRLTESALDVWWTLSSVLGSGIVGLFLLGLISQRANSRAAITAVGSGSLVIAWMVLSTSGLWPEELAELQSPFHQFLVIVVGTVSIVVIGCIAGLATSGMRPPAKDA, from the coding sequence ATGCAAGCGCAATTCACGATCATCGATTGGTCGGTACTGATCCTCTATTTTGTCGGCGTGATCGGCATCGGACTCTACTTCTCCGGGAACAGCCGGTCGTCGGACAACTTCACCACCGGCGGCCGTTCGCTTCCCGGTTGGCTGTGCGGACTGTCGATCTTCGCGACCTTTTTGAGCAGCATCAGCTACCTGGCGTTGCCGGGCAAATCGTTTGTCGACAATTGGAATCCGTTTGTCTTCTCGCTAGCCCTGCCGCTCGCTGCGCTGGTCGCGGTACGGTACTTCGTTCCGTTATACCGTTCGACCGGCGAGGTCTCCGCCTACGCGCTGCTGGAACGTCGCTTCGGCGCCTGGGCGCGTGTCTATGCCAGCGCGTTCTATCTGCTGTATCAGATCGCTCGGATCGGCGTGGTGATGTATCTGATGGCGCTGCCGATGGCGGTGATCTTCGGTTGGGACATCCGTTGGATTATCGTCTGCACCGGAATCGTCGTGACCGTCTACGCGTTCATCGGCGGGATCGTGGCGGTGATCTGGGCCGATGCGATCCAGGCGATCGTGCTGTTGGCCGGAGCGTTGATCGCCGTGGCGGTGATTTTGGTCGGTCTTCCCGAAGGTCCTGGGCAGGTCTTTCAAATCGCAAACGATTCCGAAAAGTTCTCCCTTGGCAGCAGCGAGATCTGGACTGTTTCGCAGCCAACGATTTGGATCGTGCTGCTGTTTGGACTGTTCGAAAACTTGAAGAACTTTGGTATCGATCAGAGCTACATCCAACGCTACATCGCGGCGAAGAGCGATCGCGATGCGGCTCGCAGTCTATGGATCAGCGCCGGACTGTACGTTCCGGTCAGCGCGTTGTTCTTCTTCATCGGGACATCTCTGTTCGCCTGGTACTCCAGCTATCCCGACGACCTCGACCAAGTCCGGCAGATCGTCGCTCGCCAGCTATTGATGCAGCAAGGCGTCGATCCGGAGTTCACCCTGTCGGCCGACAACGTCGAAATCTACTCGCCCAGCTATCAGGAACAGCTATCCACGACCGCGGCTTCGCTTACGCCGCGCGATCTGGGTGACCGCGTCTTCCCGCACTTCATCTCGGCTCACCTGCCGCAGGGGCTCTCGGGACTGTTGATCGCCGCGGTCTTTGCTGCCGCGATGAGCACCGTCTCCACCTCGCTGAACTCTTCGGCGACGTTGGTGATGAGCGACTTCTACCAGCGATTTTTTCGCCCCGAAGCGACCGATCGGCAACGGATGCGGGTGCTGCACGTCGCGACCGTCGTCTGGGGCCTGATGGGGACGGGGATGGCGATCGCCCTGGTTCGGTTGACCGAAAGTGCGCTGGACGTCTGGTGGACGTTGTCGAGCGTTTTGGGAAGCGGGATCGTGGGACTGTTCTTACTCGGGCTGATCAGCCAACGAGCGAACAGTCGAGCCGCGATCACAGCGGTCGGCAGCGGTTCGCTTGTGATCGCGTGGATGGTGCTGTCGACAAGCGGTCTGTGGCCGGAGGAGCTGGCCGAATTACAGAGCCCGTTTCACCAGTTCTTGGTGATCGTTGTGGGAACGGTAAGCATCGTTGTGATCGGATGCATTGCCGGGCTGGCGACGAGCGGCATGCGGCCGCCGGCGAAGGATGCTTAA